From the genome of Bacteroidales bacterium, one region includes:
- the raiA gene encoding ribosome-associated translation inhibitor RaiA yields MKVKITSVHFKTDQRLDDFIQDKVGKLSGFYEGIISSEVTLRLENHDKQENKIAEVRLIVRGNDLFAKKQCKTFEEAIDDSVEALRKQIKKYKEKLRGE; encoded by the coding sequence ATGAAGGTTAAGATTACATCAGTACATTTCAAAACAGATCAAAGACTGGACGACTTTATCCAGGATAAAGTAGGAAAACTCTCAGGCTTTTATGAAGGAATAATTTCAAGCGAAGTAACTCTAAGACTCGAGAACCACGATAAACAGGAAAATAAAATCGCTGAAGTGCGCCTGATTGTACGTGGTAATGACCTCTTTGCGAAAAAACAATGCAAGACTTTCGAAGAAGCTATAGATGATTCAGTAGAAGCTTTGCGCAAACAAATCAAGAAATACAAGGAAAAACTGAGGGGTGAATAA
- the tuf gene encoding elongation factor Tu, producing MAKAKFERTKPHVNVGTIGHIDHGKTTLTAAITLVLSAKGLSEFKSFDSIDNAPEEKERGITINTAHVEYQTENRHYAHVDCPGHADYIKNMVTGAAQMDGAILVVAATDGPMPQTREHILLARQVGVPRLVVFMNKVDLVDDEELLELVEMEIRDLLTFYGFDGENSPVIRGSALAGLNNEPAGQDQIMELMNAVDTWIPLPVRDRDKEFLMPVEDVFSITGRGTVATGRIETGVIHVGDPVDIIGLGAEKMKSVVTGVEMFRKLLDTGEAGDNAGLLLRGIDKDAIRRGMVIAKPGSVKPHKEFKAEVYILKKEEGGRHTPFHNRYRPQFYFRTTDVTGEVILPEGVEMVMPGDNLTITVQLIHQIALNKGLRFAIREGGRTVGAGQITEILD from the coding sequence ATGGCAAAAGCAAAATTCGAACGTACAAAACCCCACGTTAATGTTGGCACAATTGGCCACATTGACCATGGCAAAACCACCCTTACCGCTGCAATTACCCTGGTACTATCAGCAAAAGGTTTATCGGAATTCAAGTCGTTTGATTCCATTGATAATGCTCCTGAAGAAAAAGAAAGGGGTATTACCATTAACACTGCCCATGTTGAATACCAAACAGAAAACAGGCACTATGCTCACGTTGATTGCCCCGGCCACGCTGACTATATTAAAAATATGGTTACAGGTGCTGCGCAGATGGATGGCGCAATTCTGGTTGTTGCCGCAACCGATGGCCCAATGCCTCAAACGCGTGAACATATTCTGCTTGCCCGTCAGGTTGGTGTTCCACGTCTGGTAGTTTTCATGAACAAAGTTGACCTTGTTGATGACGAAGAACTTCTCGAACTCGTTGAAATGGAAATCCGCGATCTGCTGACTTTCTATGGCTTCGACGGCGAAAACTCTCCTGTTATCCGCGGTTCAGCCCTGGCAGGCTTAAATAATGAACCAGCCGGACAAGATCAGATTATGGAATTAATGAATGCAGTTGACACCTGGATACCACTTCCGGTCCGTGACCGCGATAAGGAATTCCTCATGCCGGTTGAAGACGTGTTCTCAATCACTGGTCGAGGTACAGTTGCAACCGGAAGAATTGAAACCGGTGTTATCCATGTTGGCGACCCTGTAGATATTATCGGTTTGGGCGCTGAAAAAATGAAATCAGTAGTAACCGGTGTTGAAATGTTCCGCAAACTTCTCGATACTGGTGAAGCTGGAGATAACGCAGGTTTATTACTCCGTGGTATTGATAAGGATGCTATCCGTCGTGGTATGGTAATTGCCAAACCCGGTTCGGTAAAACCTCATAAAGAATTCAAGGCAGAAGTTTATATCCTGAAAAAAGAAGAAGGTGGCCGTCACACGCCATTCCACAACAGGTATCGTCCACAGTTCTATTTCAGGACCACTGACGTAACTGGTGAAGTTATTCTTCCGGAAGGTGTTGAAATGGTAATGCCAGGCGATAACCTCACAATTACTGTACAATTGATTCACCAGATTGCATTGAACAAAGGATTACGCTTTGCGATCCGTGAAGGTGGCCGTACTGTTGGTGCTGGTCAGATCACTGAGATTCTTGATTAA